A window from Parambassis ranga chromosome 13, fParRan2.1, whole genome shotgun sequence encodes these proteins:
- the LOC114445168 gene encoding uncharacterized protein LOC114445168 encodes MHLNSCTLSLRLRKAARRRSVYIRTGQRGGHGGTQPSSALLGRRNSDYMKMLPVRTEAAFCGRGCKVSRLSSKAGRLLTEVQRLDYSPADVPSVLLMSPVSRCSIRRVSAKKLKSAEVKRCVNGPAANTEGSDVAGEENHAERMGADLMEQLDGGFFWCLRARKKRKRLQLRFGSDGVNSRKRVQTRRFSKSRMSQRTLTQEWTVSLQKTKKNSCCVPIMVTVPGSDSRTGRNPARLWSRW; translated from the exons aTGCATTTGAACTCCTGCACA CTGAGCCTCCGTCTGCGCAAAGCGGCGCGGAGGAGGAGCGTTTATATCAGGACCGGTCAGCGAGGCGGACATGGCGGCACGCAGCCCAGCTCAGCGCTGCTGGGCCGGAGAAACTCAGACTACATGAAG ATGCTGCCTGTGCGCACAGAGGCCGCTTTCTGTGGGCGAGGCTGCAAAGTTTCCAGGCTGAGCTCCAAGGCAGGGCGGCTGCTGACTGAG GTTCAGCGCCTGGATTACAGCCCCGCTGATGTCCCCAGTGTCCTGCTGATGTCCCCTGTGTCCCGCTGCTCCATACG GCGTGTCAGTGCCAAGAAACTGAAATCTGCAGAAGTAAAGAG GTGTGTGAACGGACCTGCTGCCAACACAGAGGGGTCAGACGTTGCAGGTGAAG AGAACCATGCTGAGAGGATGGGAGCAGATCTGATGGAGCAGCTGGATGGCGGCTTTTTCTGGTGTCTCAGAGCacgaaagaagaggaagaggcttCAGCTCAGGTTTGGGTCAGACGGTGTAAACAGTCGGAAAAGGGTTCAGACCAGAAGATTTTCCAAATCTAGAATGAGTCAGAGAACGCTGACGCAGGAATGGACTGTCAGCTTACAGAAAACCAAGAAAAACTCATGTTGTGTTCCCATCATGGTGACAGTCCCAGGCAGTGATTCCAGAACTGG